Part of the Gemmatimonadaceae bacterium genome is shown below.
TTGGTGTAGAAGTCGAGAAGGTCCGACATGGGACTTAGGGGCTAGGGATGAGGGCTCGAGCGCACCCGGACTATGCTGCGGGAAGAAAAGCCAATGAGCCGTTGGGTACGCGGCCGGCGAGAACAAGTCGACGGAAGAACTCCGTCAAGCCGGCCAGGTGATGATACGAAAGTCCGTAATCCAGGCCGGATAGGTACTCGAGACAGCTGTGGTGATCGACACCGGTCGTTACAGAAGCCTGCTCCGCCAGCATCTCCAGATGACGCAGGCCCCAGTCACGTGACTCGATGAGCGTGGCGTGCACGCCTAACGCATCGGCGACCGGCGTCGTTCGCTGCGCAACCCACACTGCGAACACGAACGGGAGTCCCGTCCAGCGCTTCCACTGCTCGCCCAGATCGTAGGCGTGTTGATAGCCAGCCGGGACACGGCGATGGGCGCGCAGGCGCGAGCCGAGCAGCAGCGCTGCGTCGCCGATGACGAGGCGTGCGTCGTGCTCGTCGTCACCGAAACGCTCGACGTCGATGATTTCCGCGTTCGCCGGCACGAACTGCGGCTGCACGTCCCATACGTGCTCGAACAACAGCTCGAGGAGTGCAACACTCGTCATCGAGCTGCGGCTCACGAGCACGCGACGGCCGTCCAGCTCTTCAGCCGGCCGCTTGGAGAACAGCAGCACGCTGCGCACCGGTCCGTCGCATGAGATCGCGAGATCGGGGAGCAACACGTAACGCTTCGCTTCGCGCGCGTACTCGACGGCGGACACCACACTGACATCCAGCGCGCCCGCCGCCATCTGCAGATTGAGTTCCGTTGGCACGCCATCAACGAGCGTCGCCTCGAGGCGGACGGCGCCACGATCGACGGCACCGTAGACGGGATAGCAGTTGATGTATGGAATGCGACCAACGCGCAACCGGACGTTAGGCATCGTCATCCTATGCGGCGACTGGAGCGCCGGCATGCGGGGCGACGCCATCGGGCGACGGATCGCCGTCGAACGTGCGGAGGACGCGATAAAACGAATCACGCTCGACCGGCACCTTCCCAGCGCCACGAATGAGGCGCAGAATCGCGTCGAGCGTCATCGCCTGAGCGGTATGCGCACCCGCCTCGTGATAGATCTTCTCACGGACCATGGTCCCCTCCATGTCGTTGACGCCGAAATGCAGTGACGTCTGCGAAATGAACGGAGTGACCATGACCCAATGGGTCTTCACGTGGTCGATGTTGTCGAGAAAGAGGCGGCCGACGGCGAGGTTCTTGAGGTCATCGAAGCCGCTCGTCGCCGTTCCCTCGCGATGCAACGCATGTCCGAGCTCGTTATTGTCCGGGTGGTACGCGAGCGGAATGTACGCAAGGAATCCGCCAGTCTCGTCCTGGAGGTCACGAAGCATGGCCAGGTGCGCTATGCGATCGGCGAAGGTTTCGACGTGGCCGTACAGCATCGTGCAGTTACTGCGGATGCCCAATTGATGTGCGACTCGGTGTACGTCGATCCATTCTTCACCCGCCAGTTTTTTGTCGGCAATCGTCGCCCGCACGCCCGCGCTGAAAACTTCAGCGCCGCCACCGGGCATCGTATCGAGCCCCGCCTCGCGCAGCGCGATGAGCGTTTCACGAATGCTCATCTTCTCGATACGTGCGATGTGTGCGATCTCGACGGCCGTGAGCGCCTTGATGTGCACGTGCGGGAAATTGGCCTTGAGCGCGCGGAACATTTCCGAGTAATACGCGAGCCCGGCTTTCATATCGAGCCCACCGACGATATGAAACTCACGGGTCAGTGTGCTATTGGCGGTCGCCGCTTCTTCCAGCACCTGCTCCAGCGTATAGCGATACGCGCCATCCTCCTTCGGCAGACGCGCATAGGAGCAGAACACGCACGTCCTGCGCAGCGTGCAGACATTCGTCGGATTGATGTGTTGGTTGGCGGCAAACAAAACGCGGTCGCCGTGCTTCGCACGGTTGACCGCGTTCGCCATCGCACCAATCGCGACGATATCGGGCGACGCGAAGAGCGCCACGCCGTCGTCGACCGTCAGCCGCTCGCCCGATTCGATCTTGTCGGCAATCCGGCCTAACGATTCATCGCCAATCAGCTTCCGGTCGAGCGGCACAGCGGCTGGCATCGCGTCCTCAGCCTCGGAACCGCCGCACCGCCAACGTAACGTTGTGGCCGCCGAAGCCAAAGCTATTGCTCAGGGCGATCTCGACGTCGCGGCGCACGGCACGGTTCGGCGTGTAGTTCAAATCGAGCTCCGGGTCCGGATGCTCATAGTTGATCGTCGGCGGTACGACGCAATCGCGCACCGCGAGTGTGCAGATGATGAACTCCACCGCGCCGGCGGCCCCGAGCATGTGACCCGTCATCGATTTCGTCGAGCTGACGTTGATGTCCGGCGCGACATCACCGAAGACGGCCTTGATCGCCTTCGTCTCGTTGAGGTCATTGGCGGGCGTCGACGTGCCATGCGCGTTGATGTAGTCGATGTCCGTGGCTTCGAGGTTGGCGTCGGCCATCGCACGGCGCATCGCACGCTGCGCGCCTTCGCCGTCCGGCGCCGGCGCAGTGAGATGATAGGCATCGCCAGTCGCACCATAGCCGACGATCTCGGCGTAGATGTGCGCGCCGCGCTTCTTCGCGTGCCCCAAGTCCTCGAGCACGACGACGCCCGCACCCTCCCCCATCACAAATCCGTCGCGCGTTTGATCGAAGGGCCGAGACGCCGTCTCCGGCGCGTCATTCCGCTCGGAGAGGGCTTTCATATTTGCGAATCCACCAATCGCCATCGGCGTCACCGTCGCTTCCGATCCGCCGGTGATGACGACGTCTGCGTCCCCATACTGGATCGTCCGGAAGGCATCGCCAATCGCGTGAGCGCTCGTGGCACACGCCGAAATCGTCGCGTAGTTTGGCCCCTTCGCGTTGTATCGCATCGAGACGAGACCGGCCGCGATATCGGCGATGAACATCGGGATAAAGAACGGGCTGATCTTACTTGGCCCGCGCTCGCGGTAGATGTCGTGCTGCTCCTCGAAGCTCTTGAGACCACCAATCCCACTGCCGAGGATAACTCCAACACGGTCCGGGTCGTACATCCCGGGATCGGTGAGCCCGGCGTCTGCCATCGCCTGCGCCGAGCCGGCGAGCGCGTACTGCGCGTAGGCATCGGCGCGCTTTGCCTCCTTGCGATCCATGTACTGCAACGGGTCAAAGCCCTTCACCTCGCACGCGAAGCGCACCGGGAATTTCGAGGGGTCGAACTTCGTGATCGGACCCGCCCCGGGAACGCCGTCGATGAGCGCACGCCAAGCCGCCGCCACGTCGTTGCCGACGGGCGTGATCGCCCCTAGGCCGGTGACGACGACCCGACGCTTCATCAGACCGCAACCTTGTCGTTGAGGTATTTGATCGCGTCGCCGACTGTCCGAAGCTTCTCGGCATCCTCGTCCGGGATGTCGATGTTGAACTCCTTCTCGAACTCCATCACCAGTTCCACGATGTCGAGGCTGTCCGCACCAAGGTCCTCGATGAAGCTTGCGTCATCGGAGAGCTTCTCGCGTTCGACGCCGAGCTCCTTCTCGATGATGTCGCGGACTTTCTGCGCGTTGTTGTCGGCCATGGGCGTGCGTCCTCCCCTCTGCGGTTGACGGTATTACGGGAAATCTACTGTGCCATGAAGGCGGATGTCACATGACCATCCCGCCATCCACTACGATGACTTGTCCGGTGATGTACGCCGCGTGATCCGAGGCGAGAAAACCGACAATTCCAGCAACGTCGTTGGGAGTGCCCAGACGCTCCAGCGGTATCTGGTGCGACAATGCGGTGCGGGCTTCTGGCGTCATTGCCGCCGTCATGTCCGTCTCGATAAATCCGGGCGCGACGACGTTAGCCAAGATATTGCGCGACGCCAACTCCTTCGCCACCGATTTCGTGAGTCCGATCAACCCAGCCTTGCTCGCGGCGTAGTTGGCTTGGCCCTTATTGCCGACGATGCCGACGACGCTCGCGATGTTGATCACCCGTCCCCAGCGGCGCTTCATCATGCCCCGCGTTGCCGCGCGAATCGCGACGAATGCCCCGCGCAGATTCGCGTCGACGACGGCATCCCAATCATCGTCTTTGAGTCGCATCAGCAGGTTGTCGCGCGTGAGCCCCGCATTATTGACCAGAATATCGACAGCGCCCAGCGATTTCTCGACGTCGCTGACGAGCTGCATGACTGATTCGACGTTCCCAACGTCGCACGCGAACCCCTGTGAAGTGCCGGTTGGAAGCTCCGTCGCAACAGCGTCGGCACGCGCCTTATCCCTGCCGACGACCGCGACCTTCGCACCGCTGTGCGCCAACGTCTCAGCGATGGCCCGGCCGATGCCGCGCGTGCTGCCGGTGACCAGTGCCGAGCGGCCGGAGAGGTCGATCTTCACGACGTTACCAGCCCGAGAAGCTGCTCCACTTCGGCGACTGTCCCGCACGACGCAGTCTTCACCGATGGCGCAATCTTGCGTACAAGACCAACGAGGACGGTGCCTGGGCCCATTTCGACGAACAGCGCATTCGGGAAGTCGCAGGCGATCGACTGTACTTCCTCGGTCCATCGCACGGGACTCGTGAGTTGGCTGACGAGCCGCTCGCGTGCATCGGAGGCCGCTGTGACCGGCTTACCGTCCAAATTCGCGTAAACAGGAAATGCGGGATCCGCGACGGCGGTAGCCTCGAGGATCTCGGTGAGCCCGCGCTCGGCGCTCTTCATGAGCGGGGAGTGGAAGGCGCCGCTCACGTTCAAGCGCATCGCGCGCTTCGCCCCGGACTCCTTCGCGAGCGCCATCGCCCGCTCGACGCCATCGATCTCGCCACTGATGACGATCTGATCGGGCGTGTTGTAGTTCGCCGGCACCACGAGCCCCGCGTCCTTCGAGGCGCGCGCACAGAGGTCCTCGATCGGGTCACGGAGCGTACCGAGGATTGCCGCCATGGCCCCGGGTCGTTCGGCACCGGCCTGATACATCAGCTCGCCGCGGCGCCTAACGATCCGGAAGGCGTCGTCCAATGGCAGCGCGGAGGCGGCGTGATACGCGGAGAATTCACCTAACGAGTGACCAGCGGCGGCGCGAACTCGCGAGCCGATGCGCTCGCGGGCCACCGCCCACAGCGCCGCGCCGTGGGCGAGCAGCGCCGGCTGCGCGTTGTGCGTGAGCGTGAGCTGCTCGGCGGGACCCTCGAAGCACAACCGGCTGAGGCGCGCGCCTAACACCTCGTCAGCGCGATCGAAGACCGCGCGAGCCTCTGGAAAGGTCTCGGCGAGATCCTTCCCCATGCCCGGCTTCTGCGATCCCTGGCCGGGAAACAGCAGGACGATGTCCATGCTAGAAGCGCAGTACCATCGACGCCCACGTGAAGCCAGCACCAAACGCGACGAGGAGAACGTTCATGCCCTCCTTGATGCGTCCGTTTTCGAGCGCCTCGTCGAGCGCGATCGCGACCGAGGCCGAAGACGTGTTACCGTAGCGGTCCACGTTGACGTAGACCTTTTCCATCGAGACGTTCGCGTGCTTCGCGGTTGCCTCGATGATACGAACGTTGGCCTGGTGCGGAATGAGCAAGTCGATGTCCTTGCCGGTGAGCTTGGCGCCATCGAGGGCGCGATCGCAGGCATCGGCCATCGAGCGCACGGCGTGCTTGAACACCTCGCGACCGGCCATCTTCACATACTGGCTGCGCGCCTGCAGCACTTCATCCGAGAAGGGCATGCAAGCGCCACCCGCCGGCCTATAGAGCAGATTCGCGAGCGTGCCGTCGCTGCGCATGTACGTGCTCAGAATCCCCTTGTGATGCTTCGCGCGGCGCAGCACCGCTGCGCCCGCGCCATCGCCAAAGAGCACGCACGTCGAGCGATCCTGCCAATCGATGATCGAGCTCATTTTCTCGGAACCGACCACGAGCACTGTCTCGGCGGTTCCGGTCGAGATCATTCCCTCGCCAATCGCGGCGGCGAAGATGAAACCAGCGCAAGCAGCGCCGATGTCGAAGGCCGCGGCTCGAGTCGCGCCGAGCTCCGCTTGCAGGTCGACAGCAGTTGCTGGGAGCAGCCGGTCCGGCGTCGCGGTGCTGAGCACGATCGCGTCGATCTCGCCCTCGCTGACGCCGGCACGGTGCATTGCCTGACGAGCGGCGGCAGCGGCCATCGTCGTCGTCGATTCGCCCTGACGCGCAATGTGTCGCTGCTTGATGCCCGTACGCTCGGTGATCCACTCGTCGGTCGTTTCGATGCCGATCTTCGCGAAATCGAAGTTTGTCATCACGGTCGCGGGGAGACCGCGGCCAGTGCCAGCGATCGCTGCAATGGGACGTCTCATGCCGCTTCTCCCTCGCCGGCAACGGATTGCAGGCCACGTCCGATGTGCTCGTTCATGTGTGACTCCACGGCGCGCACGGCGACGCCGATTGCATTCTTGATCGCACGCGGTGACGACTTGCCGTGTGAGATAATACTCACACCGCGGACGCCCAGGAGCGGTGCGCCACCATGCTCGGAGTAATCGAGGTCCTTGAGGGCAGCCGTTAGGCGCTGGGGCTCGACCCCGGCGCGTTTGAGGATGCCGAGCATCATCGGCGCAACGGCCTCGTAGAACTTGAGCACGACGTTGCCGACAAAGCCGTCGCACACGACAACGTCGATCGCGCCGCGATCGCATTGGCCCGCGGGCAGGTCACGACCTTCGACGTTCCCAACGAAGTTGAGCCCCGCACCCCGAAGCAGCTCATGGGCCTCCTTCACGACGGCGTTTCCCTTCTCCGGCTCTTCGCCGATGCTGAGCAATCCGACGGCGGGGTTGTCGCGGCCGAGGATGTCTTCGACGTACACGGCACCGAGGCGCGCGAACTGCACCAGCTCGTCCGCCGAACAGTCGACGTTCGCGCCGGAGTCGAGCACGACGATGGGCTTGCGCGACGTCGGAAAGATCGTGGCGATCGCCGGTCGCTTCAGCCCTTCGTGCAGCTTGAGGATGATCATCGACGCGGCCATCTGTGCGCCGGTATTCCCGGCCGACACAAAACCGTCCGATTGGCCCTCGGCCTGGAGTCGCAGCCCCACGACCATCGAGCTGTTCGGCTTACTGCGCACCGCCACGCCAGGCTTATCGGCCATATCGATGACCTCCGGCGCCTCGACGACCTCGATGCGACTCCGTAAGTCCCGCGAGTGACCAGCAAACTCGCCGGTGAACAGGTCGTGCAGCTCGCGCTCAACGACGCTCGTCTGCCCAACGAGCTGAATCGTATGAGCCGCCTCGAGCTCGGTGAGCGATTGGAGCGCCCCGGCGACGGTTGCGCGTGGGGCAAAGTCGCCACCCATGGCGTCCAAGGCGATCCGAGCCAAGGCTACGCTTCCCGCGCTTCGACCCGCTGCTCACCGGCGTAGTAGCCGCACTCCGGACAGACGTGGTGCGGGCGCTTCATTGCCTGGCACTGGGGACACTTCTGAAGCGCAATCACCGGCGCCGTCTTGTGCGTGTTGCGGGCGCGCTTCTTTCGCTTTGAGGTGCGTCTCTTCGGAACGGCCATCGTCGTGGAGGTAGTTAGAGAATCGATAATCGAGAGGGAGCGCTCAGCGCGACTCGCCACCGCTCCGTCGCTTCTGCTTCGTCTGCTGCATCGAGGCGTCGTCAGCGTTACCCGTCGTTATGGAACGTAGCGCGTCCCACCGCCCGTCGACCGAGACCTGTGGTGGGCAGGCGCAGTCACCAAGATTGAGATCGGCGCCGCACGTTGGGCAGAGTCCTTTGCAGTTTTCCTTGCAAAGAACAAAGCCGGGAACCGCGAGGAGCCACTGCTCGCGCACTGCAGGCCGGAGATCCACTTCATCGGCTCGCGCGTCGAGCGCGTAGACGTCGGGATTGTCCGCTTCCTCGTCATCGGCGTCGACGAAGATCACATGTTCCTCGGCCGCCACGTGCGCCGATGCGTCCGAGAGACACCGGCGACACGGCATGACCACATCGCCCTCGATGCGGCCGTGCCAGTAGTATCTCCCGGCGCCGGCGGTAGAGAGCCGTCCCGTGACGTGCAGCGGTCCCGACGGTCGTGGGTCCTCGCCCTGCCAAATCGCGTCGTCAGGCGCGAGCATGGCATCGACCGCGACGCCGTGGTGCTCGAGGGACCGAATGTCAAAGGACAGCATAGCCGGGAAAACTATCCACGCGCGGCGCGAGTTACAAGTGAATGAGGGACTAGAGTTTAGGGGCTGAAGGTTAGGGCAGAATTCGGAACGAAGCGTTTCATTCGGTAAATCGCTAGGCCCTAGTCTCTAGCCATTAGCGCCTCGCCCTGATCAGCTCCGTCTCCGAGAAGAAGAATCTGGCCTCCCGCGCGGCATTCTCGTCGCTATCGGATGCGTGAATCGCGTTTCTCTCCTTTGACTCCGCGTAGAGCTTTCGCACAGTGCCTTCGGCTGCCTCCTTCGGATCGGTCGCGCCGATCGCGGCGCGCAACGACGCGACGGCGTCGCGCTTCTCGAGGACCATCGGCATCGCGGGGCCGGAAGTCATGAACGCGACGAGCGGTCCATAAAACGGCCGCTCTCGATGAACGGCGTAGAACTCCTTTGCCTCGTCATCGGTGAGCAGCGTGACGCGCGCGGCGCGCACGCGAAAGCCCTGTTGCTCCAGGTGCGCGATGATCTTTCCTGCCTTGCCGTTGCCAAATGCGTCGGGCTTGATGATCGCGAGCGTGAAATTGCCGGCCATTGTGGGTTCTCGAGATCAGGGTGCAATGAGTTTGCGAACGATGTCGCCGCGCGTGAGAAAGCCGACGAGGCGCCCGCCGCGGACGACAGGTACCCGTTCGACATCCTTGTTGGTCATGAGCGCGGCCACTTCGGCCAACGATTGCTCGGGGGCGACGCAGAGCACCTGACGCGTCATTACGTCGCGCACGGTGCGCGCGCCAGACGCGCCAGGTGGTGTGAAGCGCGAACTCCGCGTGAGCATCGCCGTCGATATGAAATGGCGCATCAGCTCGCGCTCGCTGAGGAGGCCGAGGAGGCCATCGTCTTCGTCGACGACCGGCAGCGCGCTCAATCCCGAGGAGAGCATCTCGCGCGCAGCATCGGGGAGCGGCATATCTGGCGTCGTCGTGCGCGGACGCTCTGTCATGAGATCGCGCACGGTGAGCTCCTCCGGGAGATTGAACTCCTCGAGCGCGCTCAGCGCGGCGAGCTCTTCGGCGCTTTCGGCGGCGAGAATCGAATCGACGGCGTCGGGCTGCGAGAGCAACAGCGCGAACGCACGGACCACTTGCAGGTGCCGGGCCGCCTCACGAGGCGGGGCGACAACGAGTACAACGACACGGGCGTGTGCGTCGTCCGTGCTTCGAACAATCGGCTCGGGCGCGACGCCGAGCGCGACTCGCAATGCGCCAACGCAATCCGCGCGAAAGTGCAAGAGAAACGCACGATCGCCGACGACGACGAGATCCTTGTCGCGGGATTCGTCGAGACGTCGCCGAAGCTTGGCGGCGTCGCGCACCGCCGGCTCGTCCACGCGCGCGAGCAAAGCGTCGGCCGCTTCGACAAGCGTGGATGGGAGCGGTACGACAACGCGCTCGGCGGAAACAAAATCGCCCAGCTTCATGAAGTCGTTAGGCGAGTCGTTCCCGCAGCAAGTCGACGAAGTCCTTCGGCCGCTTGGCGACGCCCATCCCTGCCTGCTCGAACGCGGCGACTTTTTCTGCTGCCGTGCCGGACGAACCCGAAATGATGGCGCCGGCGTGACCCATGCGTCGACCGGGCGGCGCCGTCTGTCCGGCAATGAATCCGACGACCGGCTTCTTCATCCGTTCCCTCACGAAGCGCGCGGCGTCTTGCTCGTCGGTGCCACCGATCTCGCCCATCATCGCGATGGCCTGCGTTCCAGGATCTGCCTCGAAGGCAGCGAGGCAATCGATGAAATTCGTCCCGTTGATCGGGTCACCGCCGATGCCGACGCATGTCGACTGCCCGAGGCCTGCGCGCGTGAGCTGATATACAACTTCGTAAGTCAGCGTTCCCGAGCGGCTCACGACACCGATGTTGCCTGGCGTGCAGATGCGACCAGGTATGATCCCGACTTTCGAGCGACCAGGTGTGATGAGGCCTGGACAGTTCGGTCCAATGAGCCGAGCGCCGTGCTCCTTCACGAACGGATAGACTCTGGTCATGTCGAGGACGGGAACGCCTTCGGTGATGGCAACGATCAGCTTGATGCCGGCGTCCGCCGCTTCCATGATCGCGTCGGCGGCAAACATCGGCGGCACGTAGATCACCGACGTGTTCGCGCTCGTCTCGGCGACGGCGCTCGCCACGGTGTCGAAAACGGGCACCGTGTTCTCGAATCGCTGACCGCCCTTCCCGGGCGTGACGCCAGCGACTACACAGGTGCCGTACTCGAGCATCTGCTTGGCATGGAACGAGCCGTCGCGGCCGGTGATCCCCTGCACGACAAGCGTCGTGCCGCTGTCGATGAAGATGCTCACGCGGCCTTCCCTCCCTTTGCCAGTTCCACGGCGCGCCTCACGGCTTCGTCCATGTCGGTCATCGCGGAGAAGCCATTCTCCTTGAGAATCTTGACCGCGATCTCTTCGTTGGTGCCCGTTAGGCGAATGACAATCGGGAGCTTGAGTGGATTCAGCTTCGTCGCCATGACGATGCCATTCGCAACGTCATCTGTCCGAGTGATTCCGCCGAAGATATTGAAGAGAATTGCTTTCACGCTCGGGTCACTTGTAATGATGCGGAGCGCGCTGACGACCTTCTCCGGATTCGACGAGCCCCCGATGTCGAGAAAGTTCGCGGGCTCGCCGCCGTAGTACTTCACCAGGTCCATCGTTGCCATTGCGAGTCCTGCGCCGTTCACGCAACAGCCGACGTTTCCGTCGAGCTTGATGAACGTCAGCCCTGCCTCACGCGCCTGCACCTCACTCGGCGCCTCCGCCGTTGGATCGCGCAGCGCTTCGATTTCCGGATGTCGCTCGAGCTCGTTGTCGTCGATCACCATTTTCGCATCGAGCGCGACGACGTCGCCGGCCGGCGTCGTGACCAGCGGGTTGATCTCAGCCAACGAACAACCGCTCTGCATAAACGCCATGTAGAGCTGCTGCATGATTTTGCCGGCGGCTCTCACCTTCTTTACGTCTTCGAACAGAAAGAAACCGAGCCGCGTCGCCTGGAACGGCAACAAGCCATAACGCGTATCGACCGGCAGCTTGAGAATCTTGTCGGGCGTCGAGGCGGCGACTTCTTCGATATCGATACCGCCCGCAGGGCTCACCATGAACACCGGTTTCTTCGCCGCGCGATCGACGATGATCCCGACATACGCTTCCGACGCGATGTCGGCGGCGGGCGTGACGAGCACTTGGTGCACCGTCAACCCCTTGATCTGCATGCCGAGAATCTTGGTCGCGATCGCCTTCGCCTCGTCAGGCGTCTTCGCGAGCTTCACGCCGCCAGCTTTGCCGCGGCCCCCCGCGTGCACCTGCGCTTTGACGACGACGGTCCCGCCGAACTCGCGCGCGATCGCCGCGGCCTCGTCAGGCGTCCTTGCTACACGGCCTGGTGGAATCGGCACGCCTACGCGCCGCAGAATGTCTTTCGCTTGAAATTCGTGAATGTTCACACGTGCTCCGCACTCGGTGCTGTTGTCGTAATCGTCGTTCCTGCTTCTCCCCGCACAGCTTCCCGGCCCTTCTCCAACGCGGTGATGATCGCACGGCCGCCCGTGCGGCGCGCGAAATCCACCGCCGCGCGAATCTTCGGCGCCATGCTGCCCTCGCCGAAGGCGCCATCACGGTCCATCTGCACCGCTTCTTCAATTGTGAGGCGCGGCAGCGCCCGCTGTTGCGGCGTGCCCCAGTCGGCGTATACCGCGTCGACATCGGTGAGGATCAGCAACAGGTCGGCGCCGAGATCGCGCGCGAGTACGGCTGCCGCCAGATCCTTGTCGACGACCGCGTCGAGCCCCTCCCAACCTAGTCGAGGATCGTCGTAAATGGGTGCCCCGCCGCCACCGCCAGCGATGACCACGGTGCCCGCGTCGAGCAGCCGACGTATGGATGGGAGCTCGTGAACGGCGAGCGGCCTCGGGCTACCGACGACGCGTCGCAAGCGACCGTGACCGTCAGACTTCACGGCGAAGCCAGCGCGTTGGAGCTCGTCGGCGCGTTCTTCCGGCAGCTCGCGGCCGATGAACTTGGTTGGATTCTGCAGCGCGGGATCGTTGGGATCGACGACGACCTGGGTGACGATGGTCGCGACATCACGCGGAGTGCCCGCCCGGCGAAGCGCGTTGTCGATCGACTGCTGAATCATGTAGCCGATCCACCCCGCCGTGGCGGCGACGAGCACGCCGAGGGGAAGCGGCGGCGCATCGTACCTTGCGATCTCGTTCCGAACGAGCTCATCTCCGACTTGCGGCCCATTTCCGTGAACGACGCAGACGCTCCAGCCGGCGTTCACAAGGTCGACGATCGGGCCAAGGCTGGCGCGCGCGTGCCGGAACTGATCATAGACGTTCGAACGCTCGCCGGCCGGTGCGAGGGCGTTGCCGCCGAGCGCAATCACGGCTGTGCTGACTGACTCGTTAGGCGAGTCAGACTCGCTCATCGCGCTCCATTGCCCGCAAGCAACTTGCCCAGCTCATCGAACGCCTGGCCGAAGCCGGACCAGTCGCCGCGGCGCAAGGCTTCTCTCATCCGCGCGTAGAGCGCCGCGGCACGCGCGCGGACGTCGGTCGCCGTCGAGGTCCTCGCCGCTGCCGGTGGTGCGACCGGCGTGCCCGCCACCTGTGCGAGCGACGCGCCCGTGCGCACGCTGTCGTCCATGAGCACTCCGACGTGAAGGAGCGTGGGCGAACTCTGCGCGCGCCACGAGTACGTGGGCTGTGCAAATGCCACGGTGCCCGGCAGTGGGAGCGCGCGAATCGGCCCGTGAGCAATCGTTGCGTCGCGAACGCTGCCCCCTGACGCGCTATCGACGACATGCAAACGATCGAGCACGGCCGCCCACTTGAGACCGAGTTGCGGGGATTCGTGCCAGAGCGTGCGATGGTCGCTCCCGCCCATGCCGATAATGATTCCGCGCACGCGGTCGTTCGCGTCGACGACGACGAGGCTGACGGCAGTCACCCCGGCACGCGGTAACACGAACTCGGGTGTGCCTCCGGCGAGGGCGCTATCGGCGCCGTCGATCGCGACGAGTCGTCGAGGGACGTCGCTGTCAGCGCGCGTGCCATATTCCGCGAACGCTTCGCCCTGTGCGCGAAGGCCATCGATGGCCGGCGGCACCGCACTGCGCAGGGAGGCGGGCAGCACCGACCACGTCACGAACAAGGTCGGGAAGCGCCTGATCCAGGTCAGGGCGAGCGCCCCAGGGTTCGTGTCGGCGACGACGAAGCTCTCGCCCGTTGCCGCGTATACGATCGCGGTGGCGGC
Proteins encoded:
- the fabD gene encoding ACP S-malonyltransferase, with protein sequence MDIVLLFPGQGSQKPGMGKDLAETFPEARAVFDRADEVLGARLSRLCFEGPAEQLTLTHNAQPALLAHGAALWAVARERIGSRVRAAAGHSLGEFSAYHAASALPLDDAFRIVRRRGELMYQAGAERPGAMAAILGTLRDPIEDLCARASKDAGLVVPANYNTPDQIVISGEIDGVERAMALAKESGAKRAMRLNVSGAFHSPLMKSAERGLTEILEATAVADPAFPVYANLDGKPVTAASDARERLVSQLTSPVRWTEEVQSIACDFPNALFVEMGPGTVLVGLVRKIAPSVKTASCGTVAEVEQLLGLVTS
- the mqnE gene encoding aminofutalosine synthase MqnE, yielding MPAAVPLDRKLIGDESLGRIADKIESGERLTVDDGVALFASPDIVAIGAMANAVNRAKHGDRVLFAANQHINPTNVCTLRRTCVFCSYARLPKEDGAYRYTLEQVLEEAATANSTLTREFHIVGGLDMKAGLAYYSEMFRALKANFPHVHIKALTAVEIAHIARIEKMSIRETLIALREAGLDTMPGGGAEVFSAGVRATIADKKLAGEEWIDVHRVAHQLGIRSNCTMLYGHVETFADRIAHLAMLRDLQDETGGFLAYIPLAYHPDNNELGHALHREGTATSGFDDLKNLAVGRLFLDNIDHVKTHWVMVTPFISQTSLHFGVNDMEGTMVREKIYHEAGAHTAQAMTLDAILRLIRGAGKVPVERDSFYRVLRTFDGDPSPDGVAPHAGAPVAA
- the fabF gene encoding beta-ketoacyl-ACP synthase II yields the protein MKRRVVVTGLGAITPVGNDVAAAWRALIDGVPGAGPITKFDPSKFPVRFACEVKGFDPLQYMDRKEAKRADAYAQYALAGSAQAMADAGLTDPGMYDPDRVGVILGSGIGGLKSFEEQHDIYRERGPSKISPFFIPMFIADIAAGLVSMRYNAKGPNYATISACATSAHAIGDAFRTIQYGDADVVITGGSEATVTPMAIGGFANMKALSERNDAPETASRPFDQTRDGFVMGEGAGVVVLEDLGHAKKRGAHIYAEIVGYGATGDAYHLTAPAPDGEGAQRAMRRAMADANLEATDIDYINAHGTSTPANDLNETKAIKAVFGDVAPDINVSSTKSMTGHMLGAAGAVEFIICTLAVRDCVVPPTINYEHPDPELDLNYTPNRAVRRDVEIALSNSFGFGGHNVTLAVRRFRG
- the fabG gene encoding 3-oxoacyl-[acyl-carrier-protein] reductase; translated protein: MKIDLSGRSALVTGSTRGIGRAIAETLAHSGAKVAVVGRDKARADAVATELPTGTSQGFACDVGNVESVMQLVSDVEKSLGAVDILVNNAGLTRDNLLMRLKDDDWDAVVDANLRGAFVAIRAATRGMMKRRWGRVINIASVVGIVGNKGQANYAASKAGLIGLTKSVAKELASRNILANVVAPGFIETDMTAAMTPEARTALSHQIPLERLGTPNDVAGIVGFLASDHAAYITGQVIVVDGGMVM
- a CDS encoding acyl carrier protein: MADNNAQKVRDIIEKELGVEREKLSDDASFIEDLGADSLDIVELVMEFEKEFNIDIPDEDAEKLRTVGDAIKYLNDKVAV
- a CDS encoding menaquinone biosynthesis protein yields the protein MASPRMPALQSPHRMTMPNVRLRVGRIPYINCYPVYGAVDRGAVRLEATLVDGVPTELNLQMAAGALDVSVVSAVEYAREAKRYVLLPDLAISCDGPVRSVLLFSKRPAEELDGRRVLVSRSSMTSVALLELLFEHVWDVQPQFVPANAEIIDVERFGDDEHDARLVIGDAALLLGSRLRAHRRVPAGYQHAYDLGEQWKRWTGLPFVFAVWVAQRTTPVADALGVHATLIESRDWGLRHLEMLAEQASVTTGVDHHSCLEYLSGLDYGLSYHHLAGLTEFFRRLVLAGRVPNGSLAFLPAA
- a CDS encoding beta-ketoacyl-ACP synthase III, encoding MRRPIAAIAGTGRGLPATVMTNFDFAKIGIETTDEWITERTGIKQRHIARQGESTTTMAAAAARQAMHRAGVSEGEIDAIVLSTATPDRLLPATAVDLQAELGATRAAAFDIGAACAGFIFAAAIGEGMISTGTAETVLVVGSEKMSSIIDWQDRSTCVLFGDGAGAAVLRRAKHHKGILSTYMRSDGTLANLLYRPAGGACMPFSDEVLQARSQYVKMAGREVFKHAVRSMADACDRALDGAKLTGKDIDLLIPHQANVRIIEATAKHANVSMEKVYVNVDRYGNTSSASVAIALDEALENGRIKEGMNVLLVAFGAGFTWASMVLRF